In Epinephelus lanceolatus isolate andai-2023 chromosome 16, ASM4190304v1, whole genome shotgun sequence, one DNA window encodes the following:
- the LOC144467299 gene encoding uncharacterized protein LOC144467299, with product MGKSRDLSEFERGMIVGVRRAGCSISETVNRLGFSKTAVSRVYREWCEKQKTSSHRGSCGRKRLVDDSGEKTMEKVVEANNHATTEQIQALYNSSGQRKPISLTTTRRTLKRLGYSRRAQRQDTLVLAGMDALAEYTSCPEQVETSTDLLKSSSDNEQDPSVATDLTCSNEK from the coding sequence ATGGGGAAGTCTCGGGACCTGAGTGAGTTTGAGCGGGGCATGATAGTTGGAGTGCGGCGCGCCGGCTGCAGCATCTCAGAGACGGTGAACCGGCTGGGCTTCTCAAAGACCGCAGTGTCTCGAGTTTACAGGGAATGGTGTGAGAAGCAGAAGACCTCGAGCCACCGGGGGTCCTGCGGGAGGAAACGCCTCGTCGATGACAGCGGGGAGAAGACAATGGAGAAGGTGGTGGAGGCTAACAACCACGCTACGACCGAGCAGATCCAGGCTCTGTACAACAGCAGCGGGCAGAGGAAGCCCATCTCACTCACCACCACCCGGCGGACCCTCAAGAGGCTGGGCTACAGCCGCAGGGCTCAGCGGCAGGACACACTCGTCCTGGCCGGGATGGACGCTTTGGCTGAGTACACATCCTGCCCAGAACAGGTGGAGACATCCACAGACTTATTAAAGAGCAGCAGCGACAATGAGCAGGACCCAAGTGTTGCCACAGACTTAACGTGCAGCAACGAGAAGTAG